Proteins encoded by one window of Actinocorallia herbida:
- a CDS encoding precorrin-8X methylmutase, protein MNVRQPHPIEVASYEILRSRVDLSPMPPLWRAVAERVIHASADLEYAVDLVTDERHLRRGFDALRAGAPVVTDVPAVAAGITERPAVCPIDDPAAVRMAKAAGITRSAAAVRLAYSEVGPGAVWVVGSAASALEELILRGVRPSLVIGLPVGFVGAAEAKAKLRGSGLPQVSNVSEKGGASVAAAAANALLYFHG, encoded by the coding sequence ATGAACGTGCGACAGCCGCACCCGATCGAGGTCGCCTCGTACGAGATCCTCCGGTCCCGGGTGGACCTGTCGCCGATGCCGCCGCTGTGGCGCGCGGTCGCCGAGCGGGTCATCCACGCCAGCGCGGACCTGGAGTACGCCGTCGACCTCGTGACCGACGAGCGCCATCTGCGCCGGGGCTTCGACGCCCTGCGCGCGGGCGCCCCCGTCGTCACCGACGTGCCCGCGGTCGCCGCGGGGATCACCGAGCGCCCGGCCGTCTGCCCCATCGACGACCCGGCCGCCGTGCGGATGGCCAAGGCCGCGGGGATCACCCGGTCGGCCGCCGCGGTCCGCCTCGCCTACTCCGAGGTCGGCCCCGGCGCGGTCTGGGTCGTCGGCAGCGCCGCCAGCGCGCTTGAGGAGTTGATCCTCCGCGGGGTGCGCCCCAGCCTCGTCATCGGCCTGCCCGTCGGCTTCGTCGGCGCGGCCGAGGCCAAGGCCAAGCTCCGCGGCAGCGGCCTGCCCCAGGTCAGCAACGTGAGTGAGAAGGGCGGCGCGAGCGTGGCCGCCGCGGCCGCCAACGCCCTCCTCTACTTCCACGGCTGA
- a CDS encoding cobalamin biosynthesis protein: MTQLTSAQGGPAYVLGVGARKGVSAEEVEGLVRRVLAEAGVPPDQVTALATVTAKADEPGILAVARAHGWNVMIFPPDTLAAMQGTDRSELARRATGTPSVAEAAALAGAASPHGTPQLIGTAPSGGAEAPAGTAASAGAPRSGGDPAHGSGRAASSGGTAASGGGGLAVPKRRSARATVALARVREESG, encoded by the coding sequence GTGACACAACTCACGTCGGCGCAAGGCGGGCCCGCGTACGTCCTCGGTGTCGGGGCCCGCAAGGGCGTCTCGGCCGAGGAGGTGGAAGGGCTGGTCCGCCGAGTTCTCGCAGAAGCGGGCGTGCCACCGGACCAGGTGACCGCCCTCGCGACCGTCACCGCCAAGGCCGACGAGCCCGGCATCCTCGCCGTCGCCCGGGCCCACGGGTGGAATGTCATGATCTTCCCGCCCGATACCCTTGCCGCCATGCAGGGCACGGACCGGAGCGAACTCGCGCGAAGGGCCACGGGAACCCCCAGCGTCGCCGAAGCCGCGGCCCTCGCGGGCGCCGCGTCGCCCCACGGAACGCCGCAGCTCATCGGGACCGCACCGTCCGGCGGGGCCGAGGCGCCCGCCGGGACCGCCGCGTCCGCCGGGGCGCCGCGCTCCGGCGGAGACCCGGCGCACGGCTCCGGCCGGGCGGCGTCGTCCGGCGGGACCGCGGCTTCCGGCGGGGGCGGGCTGGCGGTGCCCAAGAGGCGCTCGGCACGGGCTACGGTGGCACTGGCGCGGGTTAGGGAGGAATCAGGATGA